Proteins encoded in a region of the Vicia villosa cultivar HV-30 ecotype Madison, WI linkage group LG5, Vvil1.0, whole genome shotgun sequence genome:
- the LOC131602395 gene encoding disease resistance protein RUN1-like: protein MALACNNLQSGSSTRMRWKYDVFLSFRGEDTRNNFTDHVFGALNKKNIITFRDDTKLKKGEHISSELQQAIVGSRILIVIFSTNYASSTWCLEELAKIADCINVPGQSVLPIFYDVSPSEVRKQSGYYEKAFQEHEQRFKANLEEVQRWRGALTQVANLSGWDVRDKPQYGEIGKIIKEVACLLGNKYSNLPDIVGMNSRVEELENLLILDSDDNDVRVVGICGMGGIGKTTLATTLYAKFSNQFDAHCFIDDVSKIYGDHGPIGVQKELLCQTSKEENLQICNLPMASNLIRNRLCQIKSLVVLDNVDEGEQLDKLDMKREWLGTGSRIIIISRNEHILREYGVDKVYKVRLLDRKCALQLFCRKAFKSDDIKSGYIYLTNEVLAYANGLPLAIKVLGSFLYGRDVSEWSSALARLRENPRTDIMNVFRISFDGLEDTEKEIFLDIACFFNRESEVYLKEILDFRGFHPEIGLKVLIDKSFITREKQGICMHNLLVELGKSVVREISPKEPRKWNRIWDYKDVHSVISENMAAENLEAIVLQRYTENDKEIQEMTTLRAEGLAKMSHLKLLMLWNLNFSGSLNFLSSDLGYLYWEKYPFTSLPSSFHPDKLVELVLQHSNVKKLWEGTKTLPNLTRIDLSDSKNLIMMPNFKEIPNLESLNLKGCIKLVKIDPSIGTLRRLSSLNLKNCTTLVSIPDNIFGLRSIKFLSISGCPNLFKFDNKLLEIQRQTKQLEMLDSKDSIIQYQPTSFIYKFLETHFRYLIFRKPEDSVGLLLPSLSRLSCLEYLDLSFCNLLQIPTAIGLLHCLETLYLGGNNFVTLPSSIKELSQLRILNLQHCKQLKYLPELPSKNVLQVRRTMYAEFNIFDCPSLIDMECCYRMAFSWMIQFLQVHMQSKIPKEQIRIVIPKTEIPMWLDKQNAGSSISIDPSPIMHDKNRIGVACCLTFVAHDNPTNLGEKWPLGFGLGFQSKQHGRGNYSIIPIRLEKDLVTVDLDHLLLIFFSRESFIGMISYITEELHDDISGIELTALMEQPLGLHLEVKNCGYRWIFKEDLEQLNPEMMYSGNSSVQPYYFADNKKP, encoded by the exons ATGGCTTTGGCTTGCAATAACCTCCAAAGCGGCTCTTCAACTAGGATGAGATGGAAATATGATGTCTTTCTGAGCTTTAGAGGTGAAGACACCCGCAACAATTTCACCGATCACGTTTTTGGCGCTCtcaataagaaaaatattattacCTTCAGAGATGACACAAAGCTCAAAAAAGGGGAACATATTTCATCTGAGCTTCAACAAGCTATTGTAGGATCCCGTATTTTGATTGTAATCTTCTCAACAAACTATGCTTCTTCCACATGGTGCTTGGAAGAACTCGCAAAAATTGCTGACTGCATTAATGTTCCAGGACAATCTGTTCTACCTATTTTTTATGATGTCAGTCCTTCTGAGGTCCGGAAGCAAAGCGGATATTATGAAAAAGCCTTTCAAGAGCATGAACAAAGATTCAAAGCAAATTTAGAGGAAGTGCAAAGATGGAGAGGAGCTCTAACACAAGTAGCTAATCTCTCTGGCTGGGATGTAAGAGATAA GCCACAGTATGGAGAGATTGGAAAAATTATTAAAGAGGTAGCATGCTTATTGGGAAACAAATATTCTAATTTACCGGATATAGTTGGGATGAACTCAAGAGTGGAAGAATTAGAAAACCTTCTGATTTTGGACTCAGATGATAATGATGTTCGAGTTGTAGGGATTTGTGGAATGGGTGGAATAGGGAAGACAACTCTTGCTACCACATTGTATGCTAAATTCTCTAATCAATTTGATGCTCActgctttattgatgatgtaAGTAAAATTTATGGAGATCATGGTCCAATTGGAGTACAAAAGGAACTTCTTTGTCAAACTTCAaaagaagaaaatcttcaaatatGCAATCTTCCTATGGCATCTAATTTGATTCGAAATAGGCTATGTCAAATAAAGTCCCTTGTTgttcttgataatgttgatgaagGTGAACAACTGGATAAATTGGACATGAAAAGAGAATGGCTAGGCACAGGGAGTAGAATAATCATAATTTCTAGAAATGAGCATATCTTGAGAGAGTATGGAGTAGATAAAGTATACAAAGTTCGACTCTTGGATCGTAAATGTGCCCTTCAATTGTTCTGTAGGAAAGCTTTCAAAAGTGATGATATCAAGAGCGGTTACATATACTTGACAAATGAAGTACTAGCATATGCCAATGGCCTTCCCCTGGCAATTAAAGTGTTGGGATCATTTTTGTATGGTCGAGATGTTTCTGAATGGAGCAGTGCGTTGGCAAGATTAAGAGAGAATCCAAGGACAGATATCATGAATGTATTCCGAATTAGTTTTGATGGACTAGAGGATACAGAAAAGGAGATATTTCTTGATATTGCTTGTTTCTTTAATAGAGAGAGTGAGGTATACTTGAAGGAAATTTTAGATTTTCGTGGATTTCATCCTGAAATTGGTTTAAAAGTTCTAATTGATAAATCATTCATAACACGTGAGAAGCAGGGAATTTGTATGCATAATTTGTTAGTAGAACTAGGAAAGAGTGTTGTTAGAGAAATATCACCCAAAGAACCAAGAAAGTGGAACAGGATATGGGACTACAAGGATGTTCATAGTGTTATCTCAGAAAACATG GCAGCAGAAAACCTTGAAGCCATAGTTCTGCAGCGTTATACAGAAAATGATAAAGAAATACAGGAGATGACAACATTGAGGGCTGAAGGTTTAGCAAAAATGAGTCACCTTAAATTGCTCATGCTGTGGAATTTGAATTTCTCAGGAAGTCTCAATTTTCTTTCAAGTGATTTGGGATATTTATATTGGGAAAAATATCCTTTCACTAGTTTACCATCAAGTTTTCATCCGGATAAACTTGTTGAACTGGTCCTACAACACAGCAACGTCAAGAAACTATGGGAGGGCACAAAG ACTCTACCTAATTTGACACGTATTGATCTCTCTGACTCAAAAAATCTTATTATGATGCCAAATTTTAAGGAGATTCCAAATCTTGAGAGCCTAAATCTTAAAGGATGTATAAAACTTGTGAAGATTGATCCGTCCATTGGCACCTTAAGAAGGCTTTCCTCATTGAATTTGAAAAATTGTACAACTCTGGTCAGTATTCCTGACAACATTTTTGGTCTGAGATCTATCAAATTTCTAAGTATCTCCGGCTGTCCAAATTTATTCAAATTTGATAATAAGCTGTTAGAAATACAAAGACAAACCAAACAATTGGAGATGCTTGATAGCAAGGATAGTATTATCCAATACCAACCAACATCCTTTATCTACAAATTTCTGGAGACCCACTTCAGATATTTGATTTTTCGAAAACCTGAAGATTCAGTTGGTTTATTATTGCCTTCATTGTCTCGTTTGTCATGTTTGGAATATCTTGACCTGAGTTTCtgcaatcttcttcaaatcccTACTGCAATTGGGTTGTTACATTGCTTAGAAACCCTATATTTGGGGGGTAACAATTTTGTCACATTACCTTCTAGCATCAAGGAACTTTCCCAACTTAGAATACTAAACTTGCAGCACTGTAAGCAGCTGAAATATTTGCCTGAGCTCCCATCAAAGAATGTCTTGCAAGTAAGAAGAACAATGTATGctgaatttaatatttttgactGCCCCAGTTTAATTGATATGGAATGCTGTTATAGAATGGCTTTTTCTTGGATGATACAATTCCTTCAG GTGCACATGCAATCCAAGATCCCAAAAGAACAGATTAGAATTGTTATTCCCAAAACTGAAATTCCAATGTGGCTCGACAAACAAAATGCAGGCAGTTCAATAAGCATCGATCCATCACCCATTATGCATGACAAGAATCGGATAGGCGTTGCTTGCTGCTTAACATTTGTAGCACATGATAATCCAACTAATTTAGGTGAAAAATGGCCACTTGGTTTTGGGTTGGGTTTTCAAAGTAAACAGCATGGTCGCGGGAACTATTCAATTATTCCCATACGTCTTGAAAAAGATCTGGTCACAGTTGATTTAGATCACTTGTTGCTAATTTTTTTCAGTAGGGAGAGTTTTATTGGTATGATAAGTTATATAACAGAGGAATTGCATGATGATATTAGTGGTATTGAGTTGACAGCTTTGATGGAGCAGCCCCTTGGTTTGCAC